Proteins from a single region of Neodiprion virginianus isolate iyNeoVirg1 chromosome 4, iyNeoVirg1.1, whole genome shotgun sequence:
- the LOC124303367 gene encoding protein C19orf12 homolog, which produces MEMAAKELLWEVSRLTELQSVHVSLKESFKGAMITGISTLAGGLFLGPIGLAIGGTVGGCSAAFMATNKFISITDVILYELTPQQQCDLADAIRKCLNSVNIQDAVQFAINVAQNPSVATTVAMTVITFLNSQQGMKIVD; this is translated from the exons ATGGAAATGGCGGCAAAAGAACTGCTATGGGAGGTATCCAGACTCACTGAACTTCAAAGTGTTCACGTCAGTTTAAAAGAGAGCTTTAAGGGAGCAATGATAACTGGAATCTCAACACTGGCTGGTGGTCTCTTCTTGGGTCCTATAGGATTAGCTATTG GAGGTACAGTCGGAGGATGTTCCGCAGCTTTCATGGCgacgaataaatttatatcaattaCAGATGTAATTTTGTACGAACTTACACCACAACAACAATGTGATCTTGCTGATGCAATCCGTAAATGTCTTAACTCTGTTAATATACAAGATGCAGTTCAGTTTGCAATAAATGTTGCTCAAAATCCTTCTGTGGCTACAACTGTAGCTATGACTGTAATTACGTTTCTTAATTCTCAACAAGGCATGAAGATTGTGGACTGA
- the LOC124303366 gene encoding uncharacterized protein LOC124303366 has product MEIRTTELLWKVSKLPQLTHVRVGLSRNFSRILNIGTSALISGIIGATINPIGLVIGAIIGGGSAAYFTKEKSQSIPDLIMMKFTENQKCELAVRIRRSLQSIKLLTSDDFEFLVAQNPGLSKVVAETVTDYIESQNMKVMNFSMTQV; this is encoded by the exons ATGGAGATTAGGACAACGGAACTTTTGTGGAAAGTATCAAAACTACCTCAGCTTACACATGTTCGCGTTGGCTTATCTAGAAACTTCTCAAGAATCCTAAATATTGGAACATCAGCGCTGATTAGTGGAATAATTGGTGCTACAATCAACCCTATTGGACTAGTAATTG GAGCCATAATTGGAGGAGGATCAGCAGCTTACtttacgaaagaaaaatctcAATCAATTCCTGACTTAATTATGATGAAATTCacagaaaatcaaaaatgtgaGCTTGCTGTACGAATCCGTAGAAGCCTACAGTCGATTAAATTACTAACTAGCGATGATTTTGAATTCTTGGTCGCTCAAAACCCAGGTCTCTCCAAAGTTGTAGCTGAGACTGTAACTGATTACATAGAATCCCAAAATATGAAAGTTATGAATTTCAGTATGACACAAGTCTGA
- the LOC124303365 gene encoding calmodulin-like protein 11 isoform X1, with amino-acid sequence MNSLVWICVILLGQCYMGINAQGQRVAPGVPPQHYQQPPQPHQVHQQQQIHQQQQIHQQQVHQQQQFQQVPVQQVPVQPVPLQQQPQVQHVPVPQQQQQQQQPQQQQQQQQQQQQQQQQVPHGHNHGVPQPGQILNAANIEHEKAHIAEHMEIPMDTNKMTDQELQFHYFKMHDADNNNKLDGCELIKSLIHWHEQGSKEPGTPHAEEKIFKDDELVALIDPILGMDDTNKDGFIDYPEFIQAQQKAAATGRP; translated from the exons ATGAACTCGTTAGTGTGGATATGTGTTATACTATTGGGACAATGTTATATGGGAATTAATGCACAGGGTCAAAGAGTTGCACCGGGAGTTCCACCCCAACATTATCAACAG CCACCACAGCCGCATCAGGTTCATCAGCAGCAACAAATCCATCAGCAACAACAAATCCACCAACAACAAGTTCATCAACAGCAACAG TTTCAGCAAGTACCAGTACAACAAGTTCCTGTACAACCAGTTCCTCTCCAGCAGCAACCTCAAGTTCAACATGTGCCGGTAccacagcagcagcagcagcagcagcagccgcaacaacaacaacaacaacaacaacaacaacaacaacagcagcaacaagtGCCACATGGTCATAACCATGGGGTACCGCAGCCAGGACAAATTCTCAATGCTGCAAATATTGAGCACGAAAAGGC ACACATAGCAGAGCACATGGAAATACCTATGGACACAAATAAAATGACGGATCAGGAGTTACAGTTCCATTATTTCAAAATGCATGATGCAgacaataataacaaattgGATGGTTGTGAGCTTATAAAATCTCTCATCCATTGGCATG AGCAAGGGAGTAAGGAGCCTGGGACACCtcatgctgaggaaaaaatatttaaggatGATGAGCTGGTTGCTTTAATTGACCCAATTTTGGGTATGGATGATACGAACAAAGATGGTTTTATCGATTATCCTGAATTTATTCAGGCACAGCAAAAAGCTGCAGCCACTGGACGACCATAA
- the LOC124303365 gene encoding PAX-interacting protein 1-like isoform X2, with product MNSLVWICVILLGQCYMGINAQGQRVAPGVPPQHYQQPPQPHQVHQQQQIHQQQQIHQQQVHQQQQFQQVPVQQVPVQPVPLQQQPQVQHVPVPQQQQQQQQPQQQQQQQQQQQQQQQQVPHGHNHGVPQPGQILNAANIEHEKAHIAEHMEIPMDTNKMTDQELQFHYFKMHDADNNNKLDGCELIKSLIHWHETEEEGMQAENYTDAQLLNVVEAVMSSTDVDDDGYITWSEFIARNS from the exons ATGAACTCGTTAGTGTGGATATGTGTTATACTATTGGGACAATGTTATATGGGAATTAATGCACAGGGTCAAAGAGTTGCACCGGGAGTTCCACCCCAACATTATCAACAG CCACCACAGCCGCATCAGGTTCATCAGCAGCAACAAATCCATCAGCAACAACAAATCCACCAACAACAAGTTCATCAACAGCAACAG TTTCAGCAAGTACCAGTACAACAAGTTCCTGTACAACCAGTTCCTCTCCAGCAGCAACCTCAAGTTCAACATGTGCCGGTAccacagcagcagcagcagcagcagcagccgcaacaacaacaacaacaacaacaacaacaacaacaacagcagcaacaagtGCCACATGGTCATAACCATGGGGTACCGCAGCCAGGACAAATTCTCAATGCTGCAAATATTGAGCACGAAAAGGC ACACATAGCAGAGCACATGGAAATACCTATGGACACAAATAAAATGACGGATCAGGAGTTACAGTTCCATTATTTCAAAATGCATGATGCAgacaataataacaaattgGATGGTTGTGAGCTTATAAAATCTCTCATCCATTGGCATG AGACAGAAGAAGAAGGCATGCAGGCAGAAAACTATACGGACGCGCAGTTGTTGAACGTGGTTGAAGCAGTTATGAGTTCGACTGATGTTGATGATGACGGGTACATTACATGGTCTGAGTTTATCGCCAGAAACAGTTGA
- the LOC124303364 gene encoding spermatogenesis-defective protein 39 homolog, with the protein MNSAKDDEIYWNTSDKLVFNFEDNEECQIFGVSQTTAICSQAGTFSVDDDADDYLKSDITPSNLKPLLSVISEKTLTSILKAENLHNVHQEKPLVQPDITLRRILLGQPFMLEQYKSLASKTELLDSAIASGDGNAILIVIIFIAKTLKQSLIQRLLLERPEAVNIYIRYLATTLRTNELTDLLTMLGRSKDAAMTNLQIVLKNTPNIERLLQKLQNCCRMHFTALSDCREGFYVQNYIKLLEWQVAVKATEFSKPLDIHSSVLDCLQNACQHHWNASEGSLVSPTNLSKQHDVSPRQYQCVALTTRASMQAWDDIESIVLTKGWLGSKKLQTSLAIEDILQILHENQAPSSLLAKFLSYIDDLDRRLSLAKKLQCHRAVIDIFVLQRDRVALSEYKSSLHSQSEQYFYAENALRASTVKWKN; encoded by the exons ATGAATTCGGCAAAAGATGACGAAATTTACTGGAATACTAGTGATAAACTGGTATTTAATTTCGAAGATAACGAG GAATGCCAAATATTCGGTGTATCGCAAACAACAGCGATCTGCTCCCAAGCAGGAACATTCAGCGTTGATGATGATGCAGATGATTACCTAAAATCCGATATCACCCCCTCTAACCTCAAACCTCTGCTGTCTGTTATTTCTGAAAAAACATTAACCAGCA TTTTGAAAGCTGAAAACTTGCACAATGTTCATCAAGAAAAACCACTTGTGCAACCGGACATAACTCTGAGACGAATATTGCTAGGACAGCCGTTTATGTTAGAGCAATATAAATCGCTTGCAAGTAAAACAGAATTACTTGACTCAGCCATTGCCTCTGGTGATGGAAATGCCATTTTGATT GTGATAATATTCATTGCCAAAACGCTGAAGCAGTCTCTGATCCAGCGGCTACTTCTGGAGAGACCTGAAGCAGTCAACATATACATTCGTTATCTTGCTACAACCTTGCGCACAAATGAGCTCACCGATCTTTTGAC AATGTTAGGGCGTTCCAAAGATGCTGCC ATGACAAACTTACAAATTGTTTTAAAGAATACACCCAACATTGAAAGGCTATTACAAAAGCTACAGAACTGCTGTAGAATGCATTTTACTGCGTTGTCAGATTGTCGGGAAGGGTTTTATgtacaaaattatattaagCTTCTTG AGTGGCAAGTAGCAGTAAAGGCTACAGAATTCAGCAAACCACTTGACATCCATTCGTCTGTATTGGATTGCCTGCAGAATGCTTGCCAGCATCATTGGAATGCTTCGGAAGGCTCGCTTGTGTCACCTACAAATCTTTCTAAGCAGCATGATGTCTCGCCGAGACAATACCAATGTGTAGCTCTGACCACTAGAGCATCCATGCAAGCGTGGGATGACATTGAATCCATAGTTTTAACTAag GGATGGCTTGGCAGCAAAAAGTTACAGACGAGTCTAGCGATAGAagatattttgcaaattcttCATGAAAATCAAGCTCCTTCTTCTCTGCTTGCCAAATTTCTTAGTTACATAGACGATTTGGACAGAAGACTCAGTTTAGCAAAAAAGCTTCAATGTCATCGAGCCGTTATAGAT aTATTTGTATTACAAAGAGATCGTGTGGCTTTGAGTGAGTACAAATCTAGCCTTCACTCGCAGTCAGAGCAATACTTTTATGCTGAAAATGCGTTACGTGCCTCGACAGTGaagtggaaaaattaa